The DNA sequence AAGCATGGAGTGATGCTACTTTCATAATTTCTTTTTCCCCGGCCCTAAAGTGTACAATTTGTCACGCCAGAATGGATGGGTTAAGCGTGATCATTCTTTTGATATGCCTTATTATTAAATATCCATTACATTTATATACAAGTGTATATGTCAAATTTGGACCAGATAAAAGAtatcaaacaaatcaaaatgtcATGAATTATCGGTAcggataataattttgtttttttattcatattttttttgttacaatgaatatttactaattttattgataattaatttttgataaaaatttaacTGATTATCTTTAGTATTAGAGTTGAATATTACTCGTACGGATGACATGTAAATTTCTTTATTCAATATGaatccaaataataataaaaaagtgtcCACAACTTTTATTTCAACCCTGGAAGGGAGCACAAAACCTATCATGAAATTAATATGTATTacacatgtaatcaatatttaatgaaaaaaaaacagtaaaatactACGACAAAACATGCATCCAAATATTCAACGATTAAAAAAGACCCTATGATCAATTGAACTTCCATGAATGCGACGTGTGCTCTCGTTATGAATACTTAGTGCATGTTTAGTTTTGACTTGTAAATTTAGtttctctatttattttaactcataaatttgatttctgtaaccctaaaaataaagttgagtgttaattaattatgttaaccGTCACctgttgtgtttttattttttatttgcttcGTGTTGCAGCCCAGCCACTACTATCCCCTATTTCTCCTTCCTTCTCCAacaacacaaacaccaacatcaAACAGCAAAGGCTttttttattacctatcttcaccaacaagatctcATTTTATTTCTCCCTTTCACATAAAACACAAATCAACCAACCACAACATAAGATCTCAATTTTTTCCTCCCTTTCACACGTCGATAACCAAATGCGATTCAAACATAGAACCAAGGTCActgttttttatgtaaaaaaatgacatttcttCTCTCTTTCGCACGTCGTCgctaaaaatataacataagaTCTCTTTTTTTATGCTCCATTTCGCATGGCAGATGAGGTTGGGAGGGTTTTGATGCGGGTGAGGTGGAGCAAGGACAGCGGGGGTGGAAGACATGGTTGATTATGGCCAAGGGAAGGTCGTTGGCATGGTGGGGTGGGTGTTACCGAAGAATTCagatctgaaaaagaaaaaaaaaaaaaaaaggaggaaacGAAAGAGATAGGatgagaacataaaaaaaaataacgtcCAATTAAACTGAGAAATCTGAAGGTGAACATAAGCCATTAACAAGCATCGTTTAATTTTAGGgttgaaaactaaaataactggaaaaaaaaataaagaactcaattggtggaaaaaaaaaaaaagacttaattgataaattaaattacaggCGATCAAATTGATGAGCTGAGATAAATATGAGTGGCCactaaatttgtaattaaatcgtttagttttcaatttggaaGTCTAAAAGTATGCTAAAAAAGTAagacagaaaaataattttgtttgatttttagttGAGCCTTTTTCTAAATcaagttttatttcaattttgttttgaaactcgatttgaaatataaataaaggaaggattttcttttgcaaattcaatttgcaaaataaatttcatccaaactTAAAAGTTCACATGTTGTAATCCAATAGCTAACAATCAATAGCAAATGACATAGGGACATAGACTAAAAATATTAGAACAGAGAGACTGGAAATGGAGGGTGATGACAACAAATTAAACGACAAGGATGAACTTGGTTAGGCAAGAATAGTGAATAAATGGGATTCATTTTTTTGACCTAGTCCTGAGTTCATACTCTCATAAACCCTCGAACTTGAGTACATATTAAACTTGAATTTTTTGTTATcccaaaattaatatttgagtttatgggtttatctttttttttttgctaacaaTAATATTGATACAAAATATTCATTATAAGAAACATTGACTAATATCTATCATAGACCATAAGTGCACACAATAtaagtatttcttttttaacatgatttatttcatatcaTCTTGAACAAGATAAtgtaaaaaactttattttcatgGTCTAGCGAGAGTTAACTCAAAAATAGAACCAAGACCAATGTAATACCTCAAATGATTACACTAAAATGAGAAAGATCCAGAGGTTATGAAAATATGAAActatataattgaaaataacttaaaaaattaattgacacTATTTAtaacaatcatatatatatatatggtgcgTATGGTTAACAAGTCCACAATCAAAAATATTGTAACGAGGATGGAATgtgacattttctcttttgtcacATGATAAAAGCTTTAAATTTCCGTATATCCGCGAGTGAATATATGTGCGGTGTTTGTGCATACTCAACGTGCCATGGCACAAAACACACATGGGGTGTTGAAAACTACTTCCTCAAATAGAGATGCAATTTCGGTATATGACAGCTCAAGAGGCACATCAACACAATATAAGCCACCGAACCTCATCATGCGGATGGTCCTATCTATGACCTATATCCCAGGCTTGCCTTCAAATGGTAACCAGGCACAGTAACATATATATGGTCCCTTCAAGCTTTTCATGATTGTGCTTGAAGCTGCCCATGATCTACCCATATACATTCAATTCCACTAGCTATATGAATGTGACCCTTGTGTGATTTTTGAGTGAAGGAAATGGGCAACATGCGAAAGAGGTTATGTAACCCCTAGGTAGAATGACAAGGGTATATCAATAAAAACGTGTAAATCAATTGGTGTATGATTGttctatttaaattattaatttagaatttgaattttaaagatGCAATTGTATTAAATAgtcaaaagaaaaactaattttttttactcaagtaaattattttttattaaaaaatgtcttaaaaaaaatcttagcatCTACATAAGCATGCTATTCTTTTTCAAAGTCAAGAGatattattgatttaattataaCAAACCAAAACCAGCAAAAGAGGTGCTGATGGTTGTCTTACAAATTAATGGGAAAAAATCAGCACAAGCACGCTATTGaaggtgaaaataataaatgatacaGGGTTaatttgtgtgttctctgtaaTTTACAAGGTATacattgcatgcatatatatattcacatgtTCATGACATTTGGTGGATGCATGCAACTTGCGAGAGAACGCATTTGCACcataacaataatttaattttctgtttttttctgGACCAACACCCCTTTGAGCGCTTATAGGATGaatcaaattatattgatatatttttaataaatattacacCAAATTGTGATCGTTCATTCTGTTATCACCCGACCCCTCtaataaaattactaaaacCAAACACGTATCTATTATTAACACATAACTTATGATTGAAATTTTCtatattatctattattaaCACATAACTTATGATTGAAATTTTCTATATTGCCCTTAAGAAGATCAAAACTTCTAGATTCATACTTTTTGGGTGAATTAAAATTGCAGTGTTGCATTCACACAAATTCAGGTtggattttctttgtttttttcttaattttctttttaaaaaaaacatcgtTTAAGTCCATCCTTCAATTCAATCACCGAATACCCATGTAATGGATTAAAAGTCCAGTGATTTCAAGATTTTGGGAACAATTGAAATCACAGGTTTCAATCGCTAATTGCAGCGATGGGTATTTTTTGGGTATTCTATGATTTGAACAGATAATGGAGGAATTCTATATAGTTGCAGCGCatgatttcttaaaaaaacaatttgcaCGAATTCTATATAATGGAGGGATTTGTGCTGTTACATGATCTTCTAAGGGGCAATACAGACAATTACAGTCATAAGCACGTTACCAATGTCAGATGATAATAGAATGAACGGTCAGAATTtagtgtaattttaaaaatgacatGTAATTTGATTCCTTGTCTCTCTGTTACATGTATCTATCTATTTACAAAAACTAGTTAGTGTTTAtataataacttaaataaataatgtccgaCTTTCTaaattatgatcatttaaatataattttgtactttatatttattgttcttCGTTTTTCATAATAATCAAGAATTCTCGCTTTAAATGTTTCCTTCATATATGAGATATATCTAGGACGGTTGAGAGTGGGGTCAGTGAGAAGTAAAAAAAGTGTTAATTCTATACATATAAtcatatatatgattaaaattattttagttagttttaattttaaccatATATTTGAATTATACAGTTTCAAGTTTATACATAATACACTTCATCTCTCTCTAGCTATATATACGTACAGGAGAGAAGTGTGAAAATATAGatgatataaatatacataaattataaaaaaaatttacttagattaatgttaatcatttacataaaattaaacgattacaattaatttttaatatttttatattaaacgaTACGGTTCTTTTATACAAGTGGCTGGTTTCATTCTATGTTGTCGCTGTTGATGTTTAAATTATGTCCACCCTTCTTAAAACCATAACGTGGAAAAATTTCTACTTCATACTCGAAAAATTTAATAGCATCATTTATAGCTTCTTTTTGTTATTGAAGGGAAGCATCAATTATAGCTAGCTAATATAATTCATAACGTGGCTAAATGATATAATTATATTCGCTTAACTGATATTAGCCATCCAACTGTAATATGAGGATCTCTAATGAGTTTCTTAAGtgtttcttacattttttttttattggagtaAATCTATGATaggaagaattttttaaaaataaaatttatatcttctgtaaaaaaaattacaagaaactatttcttaataataaaaaataatatttatctaataCATAACAAcactattattaaattataattaagtaaaaattaaaaaatatataaaaagtaagtTTCTTAAAATTTCTTCTTACAGTTggagtaaaattatatataaatgtcTAGTAATGATATGAAACCGTGGAGattataaaaaacataatgatgagaacaaaaaaaatactctaaatcaactaaaaaaatagccATGCAACTAAAAAATTGTCCTTGTCAGCAcatagtaattaattaaagaactgGAATTTAATCTCACTTTTAAACTAGATCGAAGCTTAAAGCAATTTGATCTCATCAATGATGCTAGAAAGCTGTAAAAGAAAAACGAGTAAATTACAGCAATACCTGTGAGGTTTCATGTAAGTATTAGAAATAGATGCTAATTAAATGTTATGAAACATGCGACTGAAACTTGTCTATCCAAATTCTTACTTATTTCGGTGGGTTCATTATGCATAATTTTAATTGGCTGACAAGCTTtacaatattaatatgttatccTCGTTTGATCCATTTGCATGCACATTACGCAAGCAATGTAAATAATGAATTTAGTttgaataaaagaataaaaagaacttTGGGATGGAAAGCAATTCATGATTGGTATATGCGCGAGAAAAGAGGAGAAGCAAAGACATATCGTTTTTGCAGTTTTTgaagttaaaattatgaggattgGGCAAGCAAACGCACGAGAGCTAGTGTCGACAATTTGGAACAAACCAGCAAATAAGATGCTTCGGAGAGGCCCAAAATACACATAAACAACAGAAAGCTTGATGGCCTTTTTTCCCTCTTACtatcaattatataatatttcattccatagctatataaaaataaaaataaaaaatcatttcatatGCACTACATGGCTATTGTTCCGGATCTAATAACGAGAAACCCAACAAAAGCTTAACCTCGTTGGGCCAAGTTTAGCCATTTACACCAAGGTCAAAATTATCCCAAGTTATTTGTCATGGGTGTGATCGAATCTAAAGGTCCACCCAGTGATGTCACATCCTCACATCCTATGTTTCTTTTCAGAATATTCTTGGCAAATCCTATACCAGATTGCTAATTTGTTAGGATGACATTAGAGTTTGACATGTATCACATAATTGTACTCACTGCACCTGCATTCCAATTCTATAAGTTCAAGTTTATACTTTTTTCATATGGATAAAacttaaatgtaatttatatttggcattaaaattttattatagtaatttatattgatctttaacacaaattttattgtgttatatatatatatatatatatatatatatatatatatatatatatatatatatatatatgacttgaCTAGAATAAGATGAATATTTTCATGTCTTGATTAACTCCAGTAGGGACCTGGTAAGGTTTAGTAGCTAAGTTAGAGTCTCTAGAAAGATTGGTACAAAGAGTTACATGCATAAGTCTCTCGGGGATGCTAGACATGATTCTCGTCATGTTTGTCTTGCTAATGAGTCCTAAGTATTTTAGTGGAGGAGAGATAATAATATGGAATTCAGTCTAGAGCCTCAAACAACTAAGCACCAAGTGACTTGAGTATAAGTGGGTCAACTTGGTCATTGTccataacaacaacaaattttaattaataaataatataaaaaacacaCTGAAAAAactgtatttattattattattttgtcctTTTCTTATAGAAAAATGGGATGGAGCAAATGAACTAGCAGGAGCCAGCCGTTGAACTCTCTTCTAGACTGAAAACAATCTTTGAAAGTTTTGAAatgttttcaatatatatataaacgttTCGAAGTGTTTTATTCTTGGGTCTGGGTTTGCTGATTGTATTTGGGAAAGATTTATGTACTTGTTTAATTTGCTTCCAAATGAGGCACATCTTGTGCTTGGTTAATTTGcttctaaataaattaattttgcaagAAATTAACCTAAGTCTTTTTATTGTCAGAATAGATAACTACAAAATAGTCTCTACAGAATAGATAACTACATAACTCAAGTGAAGCACCTTGGTCATTATTGATGccaaataaaatggataaaaagaaaagaaaaaagtatataaaataaaaaagaaatatcagTGATGAAAGGTTGTGAATTATGTACAGtaaaatctataaattaaaCTCGGATCAAAATTCTCAAAGCCATATATTGTATCCTTTTTCTCTGGTAAAGGCCATATTCAATATTATTGGTTGATAAAGTCCAGCACGTTGAAGCACGTTGTGGGGTCACTACAAATTAATGGATTTATTGAATTCAGagtacaaaataagaaaaatgaaagccaACTTTATCACTTTTTCCTCTTTCACATATAATTGgaaaactatttattatttacaatgagaaataaaaacagaaaaactgACTCAATAACTCTATCTAACTagtaatagtaattttttttttttttgatagtTAAGAGATTATGAgtgacttttaatttatttagacTAATTTTACTTATAATATGTGACAGTTATTTGTCTAAGAAATTTTAtacataatgaaaattaaatataaattattctgTTGATGATTTTCACTCATATATACATAATAAAACTTATACTATTACATCAATCTTTTGAATTAACCAATACTAATGTATTATTCATCGGCAAGACGCTTCATTACCCACACTGTTGCAAATGGTCcctaataaaaattcaaataattggtGATCATAAAGCGTTAGAAGGTTGTTAGCCATCAAAATATTCATTCTATTTATTATGTTAGGTCGAATATAACTGAATTTGTCACCGGTTACTTCCATTTCATAAATAGACTTTGCCTTTACACAGTGACCTATATCTAACCAAAAAACCATTAATTCATCATTATCAACAAATTaggttaaaattattatttttcttaaccaagCTTCAAACTAAACTTTGTCAAACCACGGTGATCTACACCTGCCCACGTGGCCGCATGATCacctaaatttccttcaatttattATGAAAGTAAGGGATCTAATTTCAGTTTATATTAGAAACATTTAACCATTATATTATGGCAACTTTTGTATATTCTAGATAatccaaatataattaatttttatatatttttagtactAAACTAATATATTAGTAATCCAAATATAAACTTTAGCTTTCCAAAcatttaaacattaaattagTCTTCCAAAATTCCAATTAACACAAAAGTGCATAACTTTTTGTAATATAAatcttacaaaaattaatttaatgaaacttttgaagttttaaagaattaatttatgtcaaaagtatttaaaatgataaaatttgttcCAAATGTATTTTTGAAGCATTgatattgaattaaaatttgtttttaacaaTATAGTACAAataatctataactattaataaagataattactGTTTTGGTGTACATATTTCTTATTCTTAAACtaacatttaatatatatatatatatatatatatatatatatatatatatatacttttatttcttttataaacttttaaaatataactattgtcattttttctaaaaaaatctattatcactatttttttaattactttttcttttttctgtttattttttaaaataaagatagagaCACTTCGTGTCTCTCtttcaaataattaagtaataatGCAAAAAATATTACAGTAACTTTAAAATCAGTTTAATGCGTTAGTTTAGGATTACTTAAGTAATATTAAGTTGGTCCACATAGAATTGAATTTTGAGATTTTAAGTTGGTTTAAATAGAATTGAGTTTGAAGATTTTAGGTTTCAaatattgttaataaaataagagtAATTACAAAGAGAAATTCTACTATAAATGATATGATATTCTATATTCGCCCAAAATTAATAAGTACttcatgataaaagaaaaagaaaaaaaagttaggaTCAATCTACGTTTTTTCCAGTCACACATTGGGAAAAAGTCCCTAACAGTATGAGTTTCCTTGACGGAATGAGTATCACGATTTTATCAGAGGTCAATGATATCCATCTTTAGGGTCAAATTAGTAATTTCAATCTTCGCCAATTGTGAAAACGGCCACTGAAATCCAAAACTCCCAAACGCAAAAGCTGACCTACAAAAATGGGCCACAAGTTATTATCTTCATCGTCGCATCTGCGGCCTGTTCCCACTACAACTGtgaaatttttctaaaataataattgcataaataaaaaattaaaaatcttttatatCTAATATTTTCACTTgtcattatttttcctttagtggtatatattatattttatattttattgctttcatttttcttttccggCACTTACATGTGACACAAAGATATGAGAACCAAAGCGACTTTCTGTCTTCGTTTTTTTTTCAACCCAATTAAaacccaattaaaaaaatgaaagagtttaatttatttatcataatgcgtaaaaatgtaaaatatttttacatgtaCATTTAATGTGAGTTTACtttatacattatatatatttctttttctcctaaAAATCAAAGTGAGTTATCAATAATTCAAAGTATTTATTCAACTAATTGAGTTAaactttttttgtctttatacattataataatagataagataaagtagttatatattatgtaatatctctttaaattttttaataaattaaaatcaccataaaataaaaaaaaataaacaacaacaatTTACAGCACTCGGAGTGAAAGCTGCTTCAGCTTCATTAAAGTCTCTTTATTatcatcccttttttttctatgaTAAAATAGACAGAATTTAAACTCCacccaataaataaataaaaatatataataacctCAAGCACACCCTGCGCATTAAAACCCTTATATAGTATTCACCTTGTCTTCTATTATTCATTTTTCCCCCTCTAGCTGTAATTGCATAGGGAAACAACATCTCTATAGCTATATGCAGCTAGGAGACTCAAGTGTGTTGGAGATCTCCTCCCATACCGAGCCCGAGATGGCGGTGGTGTCGCCACCAGAAGAAGCACCACATGAAGGCGGCCACaacagtggtggtggtggtggtagtgaTGAGATGATTGGGATGGATTTGGATGCAAATTCAGGTGAAGGAAATGAAGGTAACAAGATGAGCTTTGGAGGGAACCGGTGGCCCCGTCAAGAAACTTTGGCTCTCTTGAAGATAAGGTTGGATATGGATGCAGTTTTTCGAGATTCAAGTCTTAAAGGTCCACTTTGGGAAGAAGTTTCAaggtatataaataaataaatataatttatataattcaatTTCGATACATCTAAATCTAATCTCTCAACTcatctcttttcatttttttttctttttggagtcacttcaatatctttttctttttgtgggtttgaagaaagtatatatatatatataaacttcaaGCTCCAATTCTAGATCGTGCATGGAGATCTAtgaattggttttcaatttCCAGTTCagacaattaaaaatcattttccttCATGTATATTCGAGCCGTTAAgagctgtttttttttcttaattaattacatgCACCATCAACTTTTGAAATCAGCGAATCTTATTCTTCCAGTCTGAGATAATACATATTCAATAcgaactttattttaattaactcaaatttttatatttaagtgtCAGCCGTTTATAAACAAGGCATATATAAAATGGACCCATGTTTGAAATGAATCATCCGTGAGTTTTTCGGTTTTCTATTGATTTGCTCTTAATTTTTGAACCTCTCTTCTTTGTTGCCTTTCATAtcgttttcattgttttttttttatttgtcttatctGTTAACTCTTTTAAGCATATGAACCATCTCTTCTGTTGTTAATTTAGTACATCAAGGCAAGTACATTAAGTTGTCTGGGATTTTTTAGCCTTGGTTATGTGAAAGCATTagctcatttttatttataatttttttctcaactcATTTTTCTATTGGATAATGTTGAAATTtgatctttctctctctccctccctttCTACATCTGAATATCTCTAATTTTATGCATAAATCTTGCCACGCAGGAAATTGGCAGAGCTTGGATATCAAAGGAGTGCAAAGAAGTGCAAGGAAAAATTTGAGAACGTGTACAAGTACAACAAGAGAACCAAAGAGAACAAAAGTGGCAAATCACATGGAAAAGCCTATAAATTCTTTGATCAATTACAAGCCCTCGAGAACCAATTCACAGTCTCTTACCCGCCAAAACCACAACCTACTTCTACTTTGACTACAACAAACACATTGACAAGTGATCATGGTAACAAAGTTATCTCTTATGTCACACCTTTTCCTTCCACAAACCCTACTCTCATTCCACCTTCTCCACAAACCAACACCAACACCACTaccaccacaacaacaacatccaCTACCGACCCTAGAGACTCATCACCACcacaaaccaacaacaacaacaatagtgtCCCACATTCTTTGCCAAACATGAACGCTCCTTTCttaaccaccaccacctccacctctTCCTCCACAGCATCAGATGAAGACTTGGAAGAGAGGTATAGGAGGAAGAGAAAGTGGAAGGACTACTTCAGGAGGCTCACTAGGAAGGTCTTGTTGAAGCAAGAGGAGATGCAAAAGAAGTTCTTGGAAGCCATGGACCAAAGGGAGAGGGAAAGGGTGGCACAACAAGACAATTGGAGGATGCAAGAAATGGCAAGGATCAATAGGGAACATGAGATTCTTGTTCAAGAGAGATCAACAGCATCAGCCAAAGATGCTGCAGTCATTGCATTATTGCAAAAGATGTACGGCCAGCAAAACCCCACACAACATGTTGAAGTAGAGCCACCACAGCAACAGAAGCAAACAATGCCACAATCACAGCCTCCAATATTAATGCCAAACAATAATTTTGAGGTCAAGAAAATGAATAATGGTCACAGTGCTACaagtactactactactactacttctCCGGtgagttcttcttcttcttctcggtGGCCAAAGGCCGAAGTTCATGATTTGATAAGGTTAAGGACAAGTCTTGAAATCAAGTATCAAGAGAATGGACCAAAGGCTCCATTGTGGGAAGATATATCAATTGCAATGCAAAGGCTTGGGTACAACCGGAGTGCAAAGAGATGCAAGGAAAAATGGGAGAACATCAACAAGTACTTCAAGAAAGTTAGGGAGAGTAGCAAAGAAAGGCGTGAAGATAGCAAGACATGTCCCTATTTCCACGAGCTTGAAGCTCTAtacaaagaaaagggaaaatctCAGAACCCCTTTGGCATGTTTCAGAATATGACGCCAAATGAGACGATGATGATGGAGCCATTGATGGTGCAACCGGAGCAACAATGGAGGCCTCCACCTCAATCATTGGAAGAGGGTATAGGGAAGGATAATGCAAGTGAAGAatataatcaagaaaaagaagaagaagtagaagaaaatggtggtgatgatgatgataatattgaAGAAGATGGAGATAGTGTGGAAGATGCAGGACCAAACCCGTGTGAGATTGCGACAAATAATTAAACGTGCTTCAGTGGACACCGTTGAAGTAGACAAGATAAGGAATTTTCTGAATGGAGAAAAATTTACGTGTGTGCTTAATTTACTTTTACTTATTTCGGAAAAAAAtagtcctttattttttttatcattttattaaacTTCAAAATGTGATTATTTCTTAAGGAAAACAATTGTTGGGTATAGTATAgtcattcaatttttatttttcttatgggGTCGTAAGTTGTAAcacctgcaaaaaaaaaaattgtcataaattgTTGACATTAAAGACATGGCACAAACACCTGC is a window from the Glycine max cultivar Williams 82 chromosome 2, Glycine_max_v4.0, whole genome shotgun sequence genome containing:
- the LOC100807507 gene encoding trihelix transcription factor DF1, which produces MQLGDSSVLEISSHTEPEMAVVSPPEEAPHEGGHNSGGGGGSDEMIGMDLDANSGEGNEGNKMSFGGNRWPRQETLALLKIRLDMDAVFRDSSLKGPLWEEVSRKLAELGYQRSAKKCKEKFENVYKYNKRTKENKSGKSHGKAYKFFDQLQALENQFTVSYPPKPQPTSTLTTTNTLTSDHGNKVISYVTPFPSTNPTLIPPSPQTNTNTTTTTTTTSTTDPRDSSPPQTNNNNNSVPHSLPNMNAPFLTTTTSTSSSTASDEDLEERYRRKRKWKDYFRRLTRKVLLKQEEMQKKFLEAMDQRERERVAQQDNWRMQEMARINREHEILVQERSTASAKDAAVIALLQKMYGQQNPTQHVEVEPPQQQKQTMPQSQPPILMPNNNFEVKKMNNGHSATSTTTTTTSPVSSSSSSRWPKAEVHDLIRLRTSLEIKYQENGPKAPLWEDISIAMQRLGYNRSAKRCKEKWENINKYFKKVRESSKERREDSKTCPYFHELEALYKEKGKSQNPFGMFQNMTPNETMMMEPLMVQPEQQWRPPPQSLEEGIGKDNASEEYNQEKEEEVEENGGDDDDNIEEDGDSVEDAGPNPCEIATNN